In Nocardia asteroides, a single genomic region encodes these proteins:
- a CDS encoding superoxide dismutase → MAEYTLPDLDYDYSALEPHISGQINEIHHSKHHAAYVAGVNTALEKLEGAREAGDHGAIFLHEKNLAFHLGGHVNHSIWWKNLSPNGGDKPVGELAAAIDDHFGSFDKFRAQFTAAANGLQGSGWAVLGYDTLGQKLLTFQLYDQQANVPLGIIPLLQVDMWEHAFYLQYKNVKADYVTAFWNVVNWADVQDRFAKATGQANGLIFG, encoded by the coding sequence GTGGCTGAGTACACGCTGCCGGATCTGGATTACGACTACAGCGCCCTGGAGCCCCACATCTCCGGGCAGATCAACGAGATTCACCATTCCAAGCACCACGCCGCCTACGTGGCGGGCGTGAACACCGCGCTGGAGAAGCTCGAGGGTGCCCGCGAGGCGGGTGACCACGGCGCGATCTTCCTGCACGAGAAGAACCTCGCCTTCCACCTCGGCGGCCACGTCAACCACTCCATCTGGTGGAAGAACCTCTCCCCGAACGGCGGCGACAAGCCGGTCGGCGAGCTGGCCGCCGCGATCGACGACCACTTCGGCTCGTTCGACAAGTTCCGCGCGCAGTTCACCGCCGCGGCCAACGGCCTGCAGGGCTCCGGCTGGGCCGTGCTCGGCTACGACACCCTCGGCCAGAAGCTGCTCACCTTCCAGCTGTACGACCAGCAGGCCAACGTGCCGCTCGGCATCATCCCGCTGCTCCAGGTGGACATGTGGGAGCACGCCTTCTACCTGCAGTACAAGAACGTGAAGGCGGATTACGTGACCGCGTTCTGGAACGTGGTCAACTGGGCCGACGTCCAGGACCGCTTCGCCAAGGCGACCGGCCAGGCCAACGGCCTGATCTTCGGCTGA
- a CDS encoding rhodanese-like domain-containing protein produces the protein MTSPDVPTVPVREVPGAFDAVEPAAVTPPAILLDVREDDEWRLGHAPGAVHIPMADVPARVGELDPDADIYVICRQGGRSLEVVRYLANIGYEAVNVGGGMVSWQQAGRPLTADGDHEARIY, from the coding sequence GTGACGAGCCCCGATGTTCCGACGGTTCCGGTCAGGGAGGTCCCCGGCGCGTTCGACGCGGTCGAGCCGGCGGCGGTCACCCCGCCGGCGATCCTGCTCGACGTGCGCGAGGACGACGAGTGGCGCCTCGGCCACGCGCCCGGCGCGGTGCACATCCCGATGGCCGACGTGCCCGCCCGGGTCGGCGAGCTCGACCCGGATGCCGACATCTACGTGATCTGCCGCCAGGGCGGCCGGTCGCTGGAGGTGGTCAGGTACCTGGCCAACATCGGGTACGAGGCGGTGAACGTCGGCGGTGGCATGGTGTCCTGGCAGCAGGCGGGGCGCCCGCTGACCGCCGACGGCGACCACGAGGCGCGGATCTACTGA
- a CDS encoding DUF4328 domain-containing protein: MVQPCARCGARWAVHGAPMHWCPRCRGVLLSPGPVDAPPERRNYRWVARKPEHRGVRGAGRPRAAAAPGTPSYAEIPRWGLLDTPAAPAAGPASRQARAAAAAGRLLLWTALAFALAALAELGRYAILLYNRTRLVAPLLLRVSDAAVLTFAVLACVLALLAAIAAVARLIELRAAAYVRVGGRDPRSPRTLLLGSLIPVLNLVWPGVFLTEALTGRDDPRALRLIRIWWVLWVLGGIAAVAALGWRGADSLQSKADGVLFTALTDLVAVAVALLTFGVLNALSGRDLRGRARSAHRLTVAVDPAVPVIAPLHRTEQPQSTADARENSAAGDNTGDEAGDREQEEVGAK, from the coding sequence GTGGTGCAGCCTTGCGCCAGGTGCGGCGCGCGCTGGGCGGTGCACGGCGCGCCCATGCACTGGTGCCCGCGCTGCCGCGGCGTCCTGCTCTCGCCCGGGCCGGTGGACGCGCCGCCGGAGCGGCGCAACTACCGCTGGGTCGCGCGCAAACCTGAGCATCGCGGCGTCCGCGGCGCCGGGCGGCCGCGGGCCGCCGCGGCGCCGGGCACCCCGAGCTACGCCGAGATCCCGCGCTGGGGGCTGCTCGACACCCCGGCCGCGCCTGCGGCCGGCCCCGCGAGCAGGCAGGCCCGCGCGGCCGCCGCGGCCGGGCGGCTGCTGCTCTGGACCGCGCTCGCCTTCGCGCTGGCCGCGCTGGCCGAGCTGGGGCGCTACGCGATCCTGCTCTACAACCGCACCCGGCTGGTCGCGCCGCTGCTGCTCCGCGTCTCCGACGCGGCGGTGCTCACCTTCGCGGTGCTCGCCTGCGTGCTCGCGCTGCTCGCCGCCATCGCCGCGGTGGCCAGACTGATCGAGCTGCGTGCGGCGGCCTACGTCCGGGTCGGCGGGCGGGATCCGCGCTCGCCGCGAACGCTGCTGCTCGGCAGCCTGATCCCGGTGCTCAACCTGGTCTGGCCCGGCGTCTTCCTCACCGAGGCGCTCACCGGCCGGGACGACCCGCGCGCGCTGCGGCTCATCCGGATCTGGTGGGTGCTCTGGGTGCTCGGCGGCATCGCCGCGGTGGCCGCGCTGGGCTGGCGTGGTGCCGACTCGCTGCAGAGCAAGGCGGACGGCGTGCTCTTCACCGCGCTCACCGACCTGGTCGCCGTCGCTGTCGCGCTGCTGACATTCGGTGTGCTCAACGCGCTCTCCGGCCGCGACCTGCGCGGCCGGGCCCGGAGCGCGCACCGCCTGACCGTCGCGGTCGACCCCGCGGTCCCGGTCATCGCGCCGCTGCACCGCACCGAGCAGCCGCAATCGACCGCCGACGCGCGCGAGAACTCGGCGGCGGGTGACAATACCGGCGACGAAGCGGGCGACCGCGAACAGGAGGAGGTCGGGGCCAAGTGA
- a CDS encoding glycerophosphodiester phosphodiesterase — protein MTQGSRAPFVVAHRGASAARPEHTLAAYELALEEGADGVECDVRLTRDGHLVCVHDRTVDRTSDGSGLVSELTLAELADLDFGAPGAPAGLLTLAELIQLVLDWRSRPTKLFIETKHPVRYGALVENKLLAELQRFGIATPASADHSRAVVMSFAASAVWRIRRAAPLLPTVLLGESSRYLGGSAATTVGATAVGPSVKTLREHPDLVDKAAAAGRATYCWTVDDPEDVTLCAELGVSWVATNHPGRTKALLAAPA, from the coding sequence GTGACCCAGGGCAGTCGCGCGCCGTTCGTGGTCGCGCACCGCGGCGCCTCGGCGGCGCGGCCGGAACACACCCTCGCCGCCTACGAGCTCGCGCTGGAGGAGGGTGCCGACGGCGTCGAGTGCGACGTCCGGCTGACCCGCGACGGGCACCTGGTCTGCGTGCACGACCGCACCGTCGACCGCACCTCCGACGGCAGCGGCCTCGTCAGCGAGCTCACCCTGGCCGAGCTGGCCGACCTCGACTTCGGCGCCCCCGGCGCCCCGGCCGGGCTGCTCACCCTCGCCGAGCTGATCCAGCTGGTGCTGGACTGGCGCAGCCGACCGACCAAGCTCTTCATCGAGACCAAGCACCCGGTGCGCTACGGCGCGCTGGTCGAGAACAAGCTGCTCGCCGAGTTGCAGCGCTTCGGGATCGCGACCCCGGCCTCCGCGGACCACTCGCGCGCGGTGGTGATGTCGTTCGCGGCGAGCGCGGTCTGGCGGATCCGCCGCGCCGCGCCGCTGCTGCCGACGGTGCTGCTCGGCGAGTCCTCGCGCTACCTCGGCGGCAGCGCGGCCACCACGGTCGGCGCCACCGCCGTCGGGCCGTCGGTCAAGACCCTGCGCGAGCATCCGGACCTGGTGGACAAGGCCGCCGCGGCGGGCCGCGCCACCTACTGCTGGACCGTCGACGACCCGGAGGACGTCACGCTCTGCGCCGAACTCGGGGTCAGCTGGGTGGCCACCAACCACCCCGGCCGCACCAAGGCGCTGCTCGCCGCCCCCGCTTGA
- a CDS encoding ferritin encodes MSTHPEPPRSKFHGLLQDQIHNEFNAEHQYIALAVWYDNADLPQLAKLFYKQAVEERNHAMMIVQYFLDRDISVEISSVDAAKSHFENAREPIALALAQEKTVTDQVVQLASTAREEGDYLGEQFMQWFLKEQVEEVARMTTLLTIADRAGANLFDLEEFIAREMDGPADTSGAPHAAGGHV; translated from the coding sequence ATGTCGACCCACCCGGAGCCCCCGCGCAGTAAATTCCACGGCCTGCTGCAGGATCAGATCCACAACGAATTCAATGCGGAGCACCAGTACATCGCGCTAGCGGTCTGGTACGACAACGCGGATCTGCCGCAGCTCGCCAAGCTCTTCTACAAGCAGGCGGTCGAAGAGCGCAACCACGCCATGATGATCGTCCAGTACTTCCTCGACCGCGACATCAGCGTCGAGATCAGCAGCGTCGACGCCGCCAAGTCGCACTTCGAGAACGCCCGCGAGCCGATCGCGCTGGCGCTGGCGCAGGAGAAGACCGTCACCGACCAGGTGGTCCAGCTCGCCAGCACCGCCCGCGAGGAGGGCGATTACCTCGGCGAGCAGTTCATGCAGTGGTTCCTGAAGGAGCAGGTCGAGGAGGTCGCACGGATGACCACCCTGCTCACCATCGCCGACCGGGCCGGTGCGAACCTGTTCGATCTGGAGGAGTTCATCGCCCGCGAGATGGACGGCCCCGCCGACACCTCCGGCGCGCCGCACGCCGCCGGCGGGCACGTCTGA
- a CDS encoding TMEM165/GDT1 family protein: MFTTAMLAVGIVFLAELGDKSQLMALTFALKYRWWVVLSGIAVAAAGVHLISVGVGHFLGSALPTTAIALLAAVIFLAVGVWTLREHAGGAEDEPEEEPKLRTRAAPFFVVSSAFLLAELGDRTMFATAALATDYDWLGVWIGSTIGMVAADALAIALGILLGKHLPEHAIGIGSGLLFLYFGSLTGLGTVLTAPIAALLALVAPALAGAALLALRRGRAERPAEPPVRAER, from the coding sequence GTGTTCACCACCGCAATGCTGGCCGTCGGCATCGTCTTCCTCGCCGAGCTCGGCGACAAGTCGCAGCTGATGGCGCTGACATTCGCGCTCAAGTACCGCTGGTGGGTGGTGCTGAGCGGCATCGCCGTCGCCGCCGCGGGCGTGCACCTGATCTCGGTCGGCGTCGGCCACTTCCTCGGCTCGGCGCTGCCGACCACCGCCATCGCGCTGCTCGCCGCGGTGATCTTCCTCGCGGTCGGCGTCTGGACGCTGCGGGAGCACGCGGGCGGCGCCGAGGACGAGCCCGAGGAAGAACCGAAGCTCAGGACGCGGGCGGCGCCGTTCTTCGTCGTCAGCTCGGCCTTCCTGCTCGCGGAGCTGGGCGATCGCACGATGTTCGCCACCGCGGCGCTCGCCACCGACTACGACTGGCTCGGGGTCTGGATCGGCTCGACCATCGGCATGGTCGCCGCCGACGCGCTCGCCATCGCGCTCGGCATCCTGCTCGGCAAGCACCTGCCCGAGCACGCCATCGGCATCGGCTCCGGGCTGCTCTTCCTCTACTTCGGCTCGCTGACCGGGCTCGGCACCGTACTCACCGCACCGATCGCCGCGCTGCTCGCCCTCGTCGCCCCCGCGCTGGCCGGTGCCGCGCTGCTCGCGCTGCGCCGCGGGCGCGCGGAGCGGCCCGCCGAGCCGCCGGTGCGCGCCGAGCGCTGA
- a CDS encoding DUF5926 family protein, whose protein sequence is MGKSKRNTPKPESNRAQRLAERRAAQEQAANAVTRPFQGLAAECDLVALREFVPSATAELKLAPGVAAERSVVLATVLPGAVAALVRAGDEEIGFVGVQVQQQGPDPAADLAAAILWTQSAEGGESLSSANAIEGGPSLFDVLDPGADLELTVHQDFDWWVPAGVTPDAQVAATIEQAKQAIMPSARIALGPDATGAAWWVDAGEKAHVRWVRPEPEDELMAALARLHAAGGLHLGDGSRFAGTFRTHGLLVPVFDLDRERHPDEWTAPADEFAARLAAALGTDEPLSSEERRSRDGLRSRQVTLR, encoded by the coding sequence GTGGGTAAGAGCAAGCGCAACACTCCGAAGCCCGAAAGCAACCGGGCCCAGCGGCTCGCCGAGCGCAGGGCGGCGCAGGAGCAGGCGGCCAACGCCGTCACCCGGCCGTTCCAGGGACTGGCCGCCGAGTGCGACCTGGTCGCGCTCCGCGAGTTCGTGCCCTCCGCGACCGCGGAGCTGAAGCTCGCGCCCGGCGTCGCCGCCGAGCGCTCGGTGGTGCTGGCGACCGTGCTGCCCGGCGCCGTCGCCGCGCTGGTGCGGGCGGGCGACGAGGAGATCGGCTTCGTCGGCGTCCAGGTGCAGCAGCAGGGCCCCGACCCGGCGGCCGACCTCGCCGCCGCCATCCTGTGGACCCAGTCCGCCGAGGGCGGCGAGTCGCTGAGCAGCGCGAATGCCATCGAGGGCGGCCCGAGCCTGTTCGACGTGCTCGATCCGGGCGCCGACCTGGAGCTCACCGTGCACCAGGACTTCGACTGGTGGGTGCCCGCCGGCGTCACTCCGGACGCCCAGGTGGCCGCCACCATCGAGCAGGCGAAGCAGGCGATCATGCCGTCGGCGCGGATCGCGCTCGGCCCGGACGCGACCGGCGCCGCCTGGTGGGTGGATGCCGGGGAGAAGGCGCACGTGCGCTGGGTCCGGCCGGAGCCGGAGGACGAGCTGATGGCCGCGCTGGCCCGGCTGCACGCCGCGGGTGGGCTGCACCTCGGTGACGGCTCGCGCTTCGCGGGCACCTTCCGCACGCACGGCCTGCTGGTCCCGGTCTTCGACCTGGACCGCGAGCGGCACCCGGACGAGTGGACCGCCCCCGCCGACGAGTTCGCGGCGCGGCTGGCGGCCGCGCTCGGCACGGACGAGCCGCTGAGCTCGGAGGAGCGGCGCTCCAGGGACGGGCTGCGCTCCCGCCAGGTCACCCTGCGCTGA
- a CDS encoding peptidase yields the protein MRANEPIGITPFHSSGVLRGFVISGRWPDSTKEWAQFLILAVRVASMPGLLATTTVFGVREDLPDDPAPGTIGMVLAEGPVLGAEALPPGRFADPVPPALIMLHPPSETKPTLPECAGAASGCVLLPGVPHLGLQHRAAWAEAESDGTVTSLVSRVGVDPISDPDTAVLAMLLAA from the coding sequence ATGCGCGCGAACGAACCCATCGGCATCACACCGTTCCACTCCAGCGGGGTACTGCGCGGCTTCGTGATCTCCGGCCGCTGGCCGGACAGCACCAAGGAGTGGGCCCAGTTCCTGATCCTGGCCGTCCGGGTGGCCTCCATGCCCGGGCTGCTCGCCACCACCACCGTCTTCGGGGTGCGCGAGGACCTGCCCGACGACCCGGCGCCCGGCACCATCGGCATGGTGCTGGCCGAGGGGCCGGTGCTCGGCGCGGAGGCGCTGCCGCCCGGCCGGTTCGCCGATCCGGTGCCGCCCGCGCTGATCATGCTGCACCCGCCGTCGGAGACGAAGCCCACACTTCCGGAGTGCGCCGGCGCCGCTTCGGGCTGCGTGCTGCTGCCCGGAGTGCCGCACCTGGGCCTCCAGCACCGCGCGGCGTGGGCCGAGGCGGAGTCGGACGGAACGGTGACGTCGCTGGTCAGCCGGGTCGGGGTGGACCCGATCAGCGATCCCGACACCGCGGTTCTGGCCATGCTGCTCGCAGCTTGA
- a CDS encoding ferritin — protein sequence MSGLSVEHPFAGLLRDHIRFELTTSQQYLAVAVYFDAAKLPRSAAYAYRRSEDNRTDALRMIGYLLDRELPVGVTGIDPIRTEFGSSQDAATHISALESERSARLTDLAQQARRANDYLGEQFTGWFLEKQIEEAARANTLVTVVERAGGNLFDVEEFLAREQSARPSLPIGVPPRIPGIVSRSSS from the coding sequence ATGTCCGGGCTATCGGTGGAGCACCCCTTCGCGGGGCTGCTCCGCGACCACATCCGTTTCGAGCTGACCACGTCCCAGCAGTACCTCGCGGTCGCGGTGTACTTCGACGCGGCCAAGCTGCCGCGCTCGGCGGCGTACGCGTATCGGCGTTCCGAGGACAACCGCACCGACGCGCTGCGCATGATCGGCTACCTGCTGGACCGGGAACTGCCGGTCGGGGTGACCGGAATCGATCCGATCCGCACGGAGTTCGGTTCGTCACAGGATGCCGCCACGCACATCAGCGCGCTGGAGAGCGAGCGCAGTGCGCGCCTCACCGATCTGGCCCAGCAGGCCCGGCGGGCGAACGACTACCTGGGCGAGCAGTTCACCGGCTGGTTCCTGGAGAAGCAGATCGAGGAAGCGGCGCGGGCGAACACGCTGGTCACCGTGGTGGAGCGGGCCGGGGGCAATCTCTTCGACGTCGAGGAGTTCCTGGCGCGGGAGCAGTCGGCGCGCCCGTCGCTGCCCATCGGAGTACCGCCGCGCATTCCCGGAATTGTTTCCCGGAGCTCGAGCTGA
- a CDS encoding TetR/AcrR family transcriptional regulator, which yields MTEPVPSRRHLPRGRHGLPREQVVASQRERILSAMAEAMVEYGYIGTSVAAILKRAGVSRETFYEQFRSKEHCFEATYERAVTLLLDKIERAAATVDDPAAMDEWAIRSNRMDRIFDAYLEYLVDDPASARVFLVEVFAVGSPAVARRAELQRLFVELIAEVLDVQTDAQMFACAALAAGIGGMVTGRIAAGDMAGVRALRAPLLDLVHRGGALYGNAFAEPARR from the coding sequence ATGACCGAACCGGTGCCAAGCCGCCGTCACCTGCCGCGCGGCAGGCACGGCCTGCCGCGCGAGCAGGTGGTGGCGTCCCAGCGCGAACGCATCCTGAGCGCGATGGCCGAGGCGATGGTGGAGTACGGCTACATCGGGACGTCGGTGGCCGCCATCCTCAAGCGCGCCGGGGTGTCGAGGGAGACCTTCTACGAGCAGTTCCGCTCCAAGGAGCACTGCTTCGAGGCCACCTACGAGCGCGCGGTGACCCTGCTCCTCGACAAGATCGAGCGGGCCGCGGCGACCGTGGACGACCCGGCGGCGATGGACGAGTGGGCCATCCGCAGCAACCGGATGGACCGGATCTTCGATGCCTACCTCGAGTATCTGGTCGACGATCCGGCCAGCGCGCGGGTCTTCCTGGTCGAGGTGTTCGCGGTGGGCTCGCCCGCGGTGGCCCGCAGGGCCGAGCTGCAGCGGCTCTTCGTCGAGCTGATCGCCGAGGTGCTCGACGTGCAGACCGACGCGCAGATGTTCGCCTGCGCCGCGCTGGCGGCCGGAATCGGCGGCATGGTGACCGGGCGGATCGCGGCGGGCGACATGGCCGGGGTGCGCGCGCTGCGCGCGCCGCTCCTGGATCTGGTGCACCGCGGCGGCGCGCTCTACGGCAACGCCTTCGCCGAGCCGGCCCGGCGCTGA